One Dysidea avara chromosome 7, odDysAvar1.4, whole genome shotgun sequence genomic region harbors:
- the LOC136259901 gene encoding murinoglobulin-1-like produces MFKLLLVSAVLIAVVQGQDTPPHVLFLPNTFSVGSEETVTITIYDDNVEQFLVEANLYYTECRCSRNTRPRCEDHQFSKDTAVARNGEPVKLKVQMPDSAQLADRRFYFTVSADNGSITFLNRQFVSLTNRGYLFVKTDKPIYKPSQTVEFCVVSVDANLLPTAATVDVRVTDARSVTWGAASRNIMTWENVEIGKSGIACLEFPLSDEPRFGEWTIIVTEEIDRGSCGYYLGFRSETCKFEVKEFVLPRFSVELTGPNRIERSDAAIRGMVSSKYTFGEPVNGTVTLNFTLEASGRRESFMFSQVVAQLNKRGKYSFTVNTEEYQRIVRYRFDPFCVKSTIKITAEVAEAGRGTTQSTEMVIPLVANPVTLSFAEGTPRSFRPGLPYMARVKAAYPDGSVAGNVAVKIRATINNNDNVLYNDDLNTDESGIAVVPISVPANANCLQVKATVSEEVQSCEETRLCISPAPLYSPSGSFLQVTEKIVKDIYEVGELASFTAQSTFRFKILHIMTVSQANVVNYTTAVVDTAVHKHEFTITISYDLVPGFKLLAFFAREDGELVADMIEVKVMCEFKHKVNVSFSKDSAQPGDDISITTMADADTPVLVGVIDTSLTLLADACKSLESNNVCERLKSLTRGSLTSIDSTCPAESTGQCCPTACQEPTKISSRNFFLLAGVSMRSNMFQPIAPVRPTTPPPTIFDRRPPGQPGLVPDLTEERTKVTTPAPSDDSPSPRTRTFFPETWIFQVNHTDSTGMLSIESIVPDTITSWVAEAFAFSTTNGLGIAAQTSLTVAKPFFVSLELPFSINYEEEVTIVPLVFNFLSKRVKVRLQVKVDDSLVLLNKDEIPRRFRVSAGSSRPFTMQLKALGVGNFPIRITATTTSSDAQDSVQKILFVKPGCVKQVNTTNMVINGTEEESSALFDFRQLPDCHIPGSQKASISITGDIASPPNLTNLLILPSGCGEQNLVKLALNTVVAKYLQETEGLPEHSAIRVCFNLQTGYQRQLNYQAIGGYFSIWNGGQPSLWLTSAAVQVFSDIPGALEDCGDIADQAVVNAAVRYLMRQQRKNGAFPRIGQVHNYQLLGFDGGEFALTGFTLKALKSYTNSFEGLTVDRQIANATSYLIEVWRNYTSNKEKLCSYGIALAACALAEQPTDRSVARSRSEMIEELKTRIQRQSDGTCYICNECGDNSEDDSDDECSGPSQSTASSTCTEITAYTLLALLNSENDEYVFCLASWLAKQKNRFGIFSSSQDSVVAIRALTQVAELSFSKELSLTINIDLPNKEDNTLQITNETRYTKTTYEMSVPGVAEVKWSGSGRAIIQAVLEYHGCDCCQASRAFDLSVTPRFVCNGGAEILTLQMCFQYNGVNSSNMALLDFEMPSGYAYQSWSFVGPKEPSVTVERTDQTGNGAILYIDEVGKRRECIEAVAVMTFTVTNPKSPPVTIYDYYNTGQAVTRYYDVVAPSTICNRLQ; encoded by the exons ATGTTCAAGCTCCTTTTGGTTAGTGCAGTACTGATTGCTGTAGTACAAGGACAAGACACTCCACC GCATGTGTTGTTTCTGCCCAACACATTCAGTGTTGGTTCAGAGGAGACAGTTACCATTACCATCTATGATGATAATGTTGAGCAATTCCTTGTAGAGGCAAACCTCTATTATACAGAATGTCGCTGTAGTAGGAATACTCGCCCTAGGTGTGAAGACCATCAGTTCTCAAAAGACACTGCTGTTGCCAGAAATG GTGAACCTGTAAAGCTCAAAGTTCAA ATGCCTGATTCAGCACAGTTAGCAGACAGGCGGTTCTACTTCACTGTGTCCGCAGACAATGGCTCTATAACATTTCTCAACAGACAATTTGTCTCTTTGACTAATAGAGGTTACCTGTTTGTTAAAACCGACAAGCCAATTTACAAGCCATCACAAACTG TTGAATTTTGTGTAGTTTCTGTGGATGCAAACTTGTTACCAACTGCTGCTACT GTTGATGTGCGAGTGACG GATGCCAGATCTGTAACATGGGGAGCTGCATCTAGAAACATTATGACATGGGAAAATGTTGAGATAGGAAAATCAGGAATTGCATGCCTAGAATTTCCACTGTCAGATGAGCCACGGTTTGGAGAATGGACAATTATTGTGACTGAGGAG ATAGACAGGGGTAGTTGTGGATACTATCTAGGATTTCGAAGTGAAACATGCAAGTTTGAAGTTAAGGAGTTTG TTCTGCCAAGGTTTTCTGTGGAGCTAACTGGACCCAACAGGATTGAAAGAAGTGATGCTGCAATCAGAGGGATGGTATCCTCCAA GTATACATTTGGAGAACCAGTAAATGGTACTGTTACATTAAACTTCACCCTGGAGGCTTCTGGAAGGAGAGAATCCTTCATGTTTTCACAAGTTGTTGCTCAACTAAAT aAGAGAGGGAAGTACTCATTCACAGTAAATACAGAAGAGTATCAGAGGATAGTGCGATATCGATTTGATCCATTCTGTGTAAAGTCAACCATCAAAATAACTGCTGAAGTGGCAGAGGCAGGAAGGGGCACTACACAATCCACAGAGATGGTCATCCCTCTAGTAGCAAATCCTGTAACCTTGTCATTTGCTGAAGGAACTCCAAGATCATTCCGACCAGGGCTACCCTATATGGCTAGA GTCAAAGCAGCATATCCTGATGGTTCTGTTGCTGGAAATGTAGCAGTGAAAATCAGAGCAACCATCAACAACAATGACAACGTGTTGTACAATGATGACCTGAATACTGACGAGTCTGGGATAGCTGTTGTACCAATATCTGTTCCAGCCAATGCCAACTGTTTGCAAGTGAAA GCTACAGTTTCAGAAGAAGTCCAATCTTGTGAAGAAACTAGACTATGTATATCCCCAGCACCACTATATTCTCCATCAGGAAGTTTTCTGCAGGTCACAGAAAAAATTGTAAAGGACATTTATGAG GTTGGTGAATTGGCAAGTTTCACTGCTCAGTCAACATTTCGATTTAAAATTCTTCACATAATG ACTGTCAGTCAGGCTAATGTAGTAAACTACACTACTGCAGTAGTAGATACAGCAGTACATAAACATGAATTTACCATTACCATCAGCTACGACCTAGTACCTGGCTTCAAACTGTTGGCATTCTTTGCCCGTGAAGATGGTGAACTAGTTGCTGACATGATTGAAGTGAAAGTGATGTGTGAATTTAAGCACAAG GTTAATGTAAGCTTTAGCAAAGATTCTGCTCAACCAGGGGATGATATTAGTATAACTACTATGGCTGATGCCGACACTCCTGTGTTAGTTGGAGTAATTGATACCAGTTTGACTCTGTTAGCTGATGCATGCAAGTCACTGGAATCTAATAAC GTTTGTGAAAGGTTAAAGTCGCTAACAAGAGGTTCCTTGACTAGTATTGATAGCACCTGCCCAGCGGAGTCTACTGGTCAATGCTGTCCTACTGCGTGTCAAGAACCCACAAAGATTTCTTCCCGTAACTTTTTCTTG CTTGCAGGAGTCAGTATGCGAAGTAACATGTTCCAACCAATAGCTCCTGTTAGACCCACTACTCCCCCTCCAA ctatttTTGATCGGCGACCACCTGGACAACCTGGACTTGTACCTGATCTAACTGAGGAACGTACAAAAGTAACAACACCAGCCCCATCTGATGACTCACCATCTCCACGTACTCGTACCTTCTTCCCTGAAACATGGATATTCCAAGTGAATCACACTGA CTCCACTGGGATGTTGTCAATTGAATCTATTGTTCCTGATACCATTACTTCATGGGTCGCCGAAGCATTCGCATTCTCTACAACAAATGGCTTGGGAATTGCTGCTCAGACTTCTCTTACAGTTGCCAAACCATTTTTTGTTTCTCTTGAGCTACCATTTAGTATTAACTATGAGGAGGAGGTCACTATTGTACCACTAGTATTCAATTTTCTTTCTAAGCGTGTAAAG GTCAGACTACAAGTGAAGGTTGATGATAGTCTAGTGTTGCTGAACAAAGATGAAATACCCAGAAGGTTCAGAGTTTCCGCTGGTTCTAGTAGGCCATTCACCATGCAGCTAAAGGCTCTTGGAGTAGGAAACTTCCCAATCAGAATCACAGCAACAACCACATCTTCAGATGCACAAGATTCAGTACAAAAGATACTGTTTGTTAAG CCTGGCTGTGTGAAACAAGTGAATACCACTAATATGGTCATAAATG GTACTGAAGAAGAATCCAGTGCATTGTTTGATTTCCGACAGTTACCTGATTGCCACATTCCTGGCTCACAAAAAGCATCAATCTCTATTACTG GTGACATTGCATCTCCACCTAATCTTACCAACCTCCTAATACTCCCATCGGGTTGTGGAGAACAAAATCTTGTCAAGTTGGCACTAAATACTGTTGTGGCTAAATACCTACAAGAGACCGAAGGGTTGCCAGAGCATTCAGCAATTAGAGTGTGCTTCAATCTACAAACAG GTTATCAGCGACAACTCAACTATCAAGCCATTGGGGGATATTTCAGTATATGGAATGGTGGACAACCAAGTCTATG GCTAACTTCAGCAGCTGTACAAGTCTTCTCTGATATACCTGGAGCCCTAGAAG ACTGTGGAGATATTGCGGATCAAGCAGTAGTGAACGCTGCAGTAAGATACCTCATGAGGCAACAGCGTAAGAATGGAGCTTTCCCCAGAATTGGACAAGTACATAATTACCAATTATTG GGATTTGATGGCGGTGAATTTGCTCTAACAGGATTCACATTAAAAGCACTCAAGAGTTACACAAACAGTTTCGAAGGACTCACA GTTGATAGACAAATTGCTAATGCCACCAGTTACTTGATAGAAGTATGGAGAAATTACACTAGCAATAAAGAAAAACTGTGCAGCTATGGAATTGCATTAGCAGCATGTGCACTAGCAGAACAGCCAACTGACAGAAGTGTTGCACGCAGTCGCAGTGAAATGATAGAGGAATTGAAGACTAGAATACAACGTCAATCTG ATGGCACttgttatatttgtaatgagtGTGGTGACAACAGTGAAGACGATAGTGATGATGAATGCTCTGGTCCTTCTCAATCCACTGCTTCTTCAACATGCACAGAGATCACTGCTTACACTCTGCTTGCTTTGCTTAATAGTGAAAATGATGAATATGTCTTCTGTCTAGCTTCATGGCTAGCAAAACAGAAAAACAGATTTGGCATCTTCAGTTCGTCACAG GATAGTGTTGTAGCCATTAGAGCTTTGACACAAGTGGCTGAGCTTTCATTTAGTAAAGAACTGTCACTGACAATCAACATTGACCTCCCAAATAAAGAAGACAATACGTTACAGATAACTAACGAAACCCGGTACACAAAGACAACCTATGAG ATGTCTGTACCTGGAGTGGCAGAAGTCAAATGGTCAGGAAGTGGCAGGGCTATCATACAG GCTGTCTTGGAATATCATGGTTGTGATTGCTGCCAGGCATCACGCGCCTTTGATCTTAGTGTCACCCCCAGATTTGTTTGCAATGGCGGTGCTGAAATATTGACACTACAGATGTGTTTCCA ATACAATGGAGTCAATAGTTCAAACATGGCGCTACTTGACTTTGAAATGCCTTCAGGATATGCATACCAGTCATGGTCCTTTGTTGGTCCAAAAgag CCATCAGTAACTGTTGAACGGACTGACCAAACTGGCAATGGAGCAATTCTGTACATTGATGAA GTGGGTAAAAGAAGAGAATGTATTGAGGCAGTGGCAGTTATGACCTTTACAGTCACGAACCCCAAGTCTCCACCAGTTACAATCTATGACTACTACAATACTG GTCAAGCAGTGACAAGGTACTATGACGTGGTAGCTCCTTCCACAATTTGCAACAGGCTTCAGTGA
- the LOC136260113 gene encoding dual specificity protein phosphatase Mpk3-like, giving the protein MAAVNWPANVSERQRPSASKILPHVYLGNFASSANPSFLRDRNIKYVLNVTPSPSFNPQPDIEYLSIPINDNEKEDILSNFEQSIEFINKAGPDKHVLVHCHFGISRSVTIVIAYVMKEKGWPLARAMKFVRDRHPNGEPNFGFFHQMCEYEKKLYGKVSMTEEEFAFF; this is encoded by the coding sequence ATGGCTGCTGTAAATTGGCCTGCAAACGTTTCTGAGCGACAGAGACCATCTGCAAGCAAAATTCTACCTCATGTTTATCTGGGAAACTTTGCAAGCTCTGCCAACCCTTCGTTTCTCAGAGACAGGAACATCAAGTATGTCTTAAACGTCACTCCTTCCCCTAGCTTCAACCCACAGCCTGATATTGAGTACTTGTCCATTCCTATCAATGACAATGAAAAGGAAGATATTCTGTCAAATTTTGAACAGAGCATAGAGTTCATTAACAAAGCTGGACCTGATAAACATGTACTTGTACATTGCCACTTTGGTATCTCACGGTCAGTCACCATAGTAATTGCATATGTTATGAAAGAGAAGGGATGGCCTTTGGCAAGGGCTATGAAGTTTGTGCGTGATCGTCACCCAAATGGTGAACCAAACTTTGGATTCTTCCATCAGATGTGTGAATACGAAAAGAAGTTGTATGGTAAGGTATCCATGACAGAAGAGGAATTCGCCTTTTTCTGA
- the LOC136259949 gene encoding glutathione S-transferase omega-1-like — MPITELYTTEPPPIPAGVDLRVYSNPICPFAQRAHLILAVKKIPHEKVYIHLARKPVWYLGLNPRGQVPFIDHRGQRLPESSLVFEYLDDVYDGVKVYGTDPMNKAAQKLFVQDFEKKFIGPFYSVPRGNNVEENIASMITIINKMEELLKESSFLFGDKPLAADYLVWPHVERLPGIQMFCDKLQEAITRDKFPVFYGWMDRMLADEAVKATSRTPQQHCDFMKLYSSGGEHVYDLDGKDYTIHARKEK; from the exons ATGCCTATAACGGAGTTGTACACTACTGAGCCTCCACCAATACCTGCAGGCGTTGATCTTCGTGTGTACAGTAACCCAATATGTCCTTTTGCACAG AGAGCACATCTGATTTTGGCTGTCAAGAAGATTCCACACGAGAAAGTGTATATACACTTGGCAAGAAAGCCAGTGTGGTACTTGGGGCTAAATCCCCGTGGACAAGTGCCCTTCATTGACCATAGAGGTCAACGACTTCCAGAATCATCACTGGTGTTTG AATATCTTGATGATGTTTATGATGGAGTAAAAGTATATGGTACTGATCCGATGAACAAAGCTGCACAGAAACTTTTTGTGCAAGACTTTGAGAAAAAG TTCATAGGTCCATTCTATTCAGTTCCTCGGGGTAACAATGTTGAGGAGAACATTGCTTCAATGATCACTATAATAAATAAGATGGAGGAGTTACTTAAAGAGAGCAGCTTTCTTTTTGGCGACAAGCCATTAGCAGCCGACTACTTGGTCTGGCCTCATGTTGAGCGGCTACCTGGAATACAGATGTTCTGTGACAAGTTACAAGAAGCCATCACCAGAGACAAATTCCCAGTGTTTTACGGGTGGATGGATCGGATGCTAGCTGATGAGGCAGTGAAGGCGACTAGTCGCACTCCACAACAACACTGTGACTTCATGAAATTGTATTCTTCTGGTGGCGAGCATGTGTATGACTTGGATGGAAAGGACTACACTATACATGCCAGGAAAGAAAAGTGA